In Thermococcus chitonophagus, the genomic stretch GACTTCACCGTTTTCAACGCCCTCAACGTCTCCCTTAATGGCGACCTCTGCAGTGTTGCTTAAGTGGTTTCTGAACGTTATCTTGCCATCCTCATACCGAGTAACTGTGGCCGTTGAGTAAACTACCTCCACACTTCCATATTTGACGTTTACCGGCAGGAATAGAACTCCTCTATTCTTCATTTCAAGCTCTATAAGCTTAGGGAACTCAATTCCATTATAGCTTATCCTGCCCTTTACTGCATGGCCCCTTGGGTTGATGACAGCTAAGTAGTTGCCCCTCGGGATAACTATCATGTCCCTGTCGGTAACTTTGAAGTCCCTCTCGACTCCCTGCAACTCCAGAATCTTGTCAACGAACTTCCTGTGCATGTCGTGATAGCTTGAGAAGTACTGAAGCCTGAATCCCAAGATTACGGCAGAGCCCTTACCCTTCCTAACAATAGCTCCAACGACCTTGTCCTCAACCCACGCTATTGGCTCACCGCCCTTGACTTCCCTCACGACGTTTCTGACTATCATTCTATCAATCCCATCGGCATCAACGCTGACAAATGGAATTAGCCTGACATTATCTCTAGCAGGCTCTCCTTCAACTTTAACCCCCAAGAACTCTTCAAGCTTTCTGTACTCATTCAGGTTCTCATCCAAGTAGGGCAACATTGGAAGGATTACCAGGTTTCCTCCCTTCTCAACGTACTCCGCAAGCTTGTCTTGGACTTCCCTGCCCATGAAGTCTAAACTGTAAACCCAAATCTGCTCGTACCTGAGCATCTCCTCGACTGTAGTGTTCTCCAGATCAATTACATCAAAGGGAACATTGCTCATCGCCAGCAATGTGAGGAGACCCCTCTCTCCGAAGAGGTACTCATTGAGATTAACGCTCTCCTTGAAGTTCTCCGGCCTATGGCCCCAGAGGTTTAGGGCTTCATAGGGCTCGTACATCGCGAAGGCGACCTTTGCATTGAACGGCGAATACGCAAAGTCCTTATTAGCCTTAAGGAACTCGCCAATCCACTTTATTGGCTCTACATGTTGCCTTTCACTTCCATCAAGACCTATTGGAGAATATACATCCCAAGTAACACCGTTGTGAGATTCATAGCCTCTCGGATTCTCACCGCCGACATAGAGATAGTAGTTTATGTTGTGGATTCCCAGGGAGGGTAGCAGACCATAGAGGAGCTCGGCTTCATCTTTTTC encodes the following:
- the glmA gene encoding exo-beta-D-glucosaminidase produces the protein MKVTHDGKLYIVEGEKIVVYGGTLQFFRVPRDAWRDRLEKMKKHGLNTVDTYVAWNWHEPEEGKFDFIGETHPQRDLIGFLELAQDLGLYVIIRPGPYICGEWKNGGIPEWLINKHPEILARGPNGPLPRDIYYPPITYLHPTYLGYVMKWYEQVFPIIKDYLYTKGGPIINVTIDDEPSYWETIFQAFLTDYNDVVVKPNGLWHKWLRETFSLDQLEERYKGKFSDYTEIAPPKDFSEPLPKIIDWHHFKIWMTNEYVKTLYHKIQEYVDVPVSILDPYLLLAAWRHFYNYIRKNNLDIHLWTEFWYSFYRSFDFKEDRLGHVYYKIGTYRYYVNKLNTPPLSIETQSSLANVIEKDEAELLYGLLPSLGIHNINYYLYVGGENPRGYESHNGVTWDVYSPIGLDGSERQHVEPIKWIGEFLKANKDFAYSPFNAKVAFAMYEPYEALNLWGHRPENFKESVNLNEYLFGERGLLTLLAMSNVPFDVIDLENTTVEEMLRYEQIWVYSLDFMGREVQDKLAEYVEKGGNLVILPMLPYLDENLNEYRKLEEFLGVKVEGEPARDNVRLIPFVSVDADGIDRMIVRNVVREVKGGEPIAWVEDKVVGAIVRKGKGSAVILGFRLQYFSSYHDMHRKFVDKILELQGVERDFKVTDRDMIVIPRGNYLAVINPRGHAVKGRISYNGIEFPKLIELEMKNRGVLFLPVNVKYGSVEVVYSTATVTRYEDGKITFRNHLSNTAEVAIKGDVEGVENGEVVEKKQEGEVTTLVIRHPGEFVLLLR